A genomic region of Zalophus californianus isolate mZalCal1 chromosome 1, mZalCal1.pri.v2, whole genome shotgun sequence contains the following coding sequences:
- the GPR15 gene encoding G-protein coupled receptor 15 isoform X1, with product MDPEATSVYLDYFYVTSKNPDLEDTHSHVPYMSAFLPVFYTAVFLTGVLGNLVLMSALHFKRGSRRLIDIFIINLAASDFIFLVTLPLWVDKEASLGLWRTGSFLCKGSSYMISVNMHCSVFLLTCMSVDRYLAIVCPAISRKFRRRDCAYGVCAGVWFISCLLGLPTLLSRELTLIDDKPYCAEKRATSMKLTWALVALIFTFFVPLVSIVTCYCCITRKLCAHYHQSGKHNRKLRKSIKIILIVVAAFVFSWLPFNTFKLLAIVSGLQQEVYFSSASLQLGMELCLKPPCPDREDQPSTPLSLLFEQCLPHMRNSARAEGKHQKHQAQPAHAPRPLAGETRLCPNLR from the exons ATGGACCCAGAAGCAACCTCagtttatttggattatttctatgTTACCAGCAAAAATCCTGATCTTGAGGACACCCACTCCCATGTTCCTTATATGTCGGCCTTCCTTCCGGTCTTTTACACAGCTGTGTTCCTGACTGGAGTGTTGGGGAACCTCGTCCTCATGAGTGCCTTGCATTTCAAACGGGGCAGCCGAAGACTGATTGACATCTTCATCATCAACCTGGCCGCgtctgactttatttttcttgtcacaTTGCCTCTCTGGGTGGATAAAGAAGCATCTTTAGGACTGTGGAGGACAGGCTCTTTCCTGTGCAAAGGCAGCTCCTACATGATCTCAGTCAACATGCACTGCAGTGTCTTCTTGCTCACCTGCATGAGTGTTGACCGCTACCTGGCCATCGTGTGTCCAGCCATATCCAGGAAATTCAGGAGGAGAGATTGTGCATATGGAGTCTGTGCTGGCGTCTGGTTTATCTCCTGCCTTTTAGGTTTGCCTACTCTTCTGTCCAGGGAACTCACCCTGATTGATGATAAGCCATACTGTGCAGAGAAGAGGGCTACATCAATGAAACTGACTTGGGCCCTGGTGGCCTTAATTTTTACCTTCTTTGTCCCTTTGGTGAGCATTGTGACCTGCTACTGTTGTATCACAAGGAAGCTGTGTGCACATTACCACCAGTCAGGAAAACATAACAGAAAGCTGAGGAAATCCATAAAGATCATCTTGATTGTCGTGGCAGCCTTTGTCTTCTCCTGGCTGCCCTTCAATACTTTCAAGCTCCTGGCCATTGTCTCTGGGCTGCAGCAAGAAGTCTACTTTTCCTCGGCTTCTCTCCAGCTGGGCATGGAG CTCTGCCTGAAGCCCCCATGCCCTGACCGAGAGGACCAGCCAAGCACACCGCTGTCCTTGCTTTTCGAGCAGTGTCTCCCTCACATGCGAAACtcagcaagggcagagggaaaacacCAGAAACACCAAGCCCAGCCAGCACACGCCCCAAGACCACTCGCTGGAGAGACACGGTTGTGTCCTAACTTGCGGTAA
- the GPR15 gene encoding G-protein coupled receptor 15 isoform X2: MDPEATSVYLDYFYVTSKNPDLEDTHSHVPYMSAFLPVFYTAVFLTGVLGNLVLMSALHFKRGSRRLIDIFIINLAASDFIFLVTLPLWVDKEASLGLWRTGSFLCKGSSYMISVNMHCSVFLLTCMSVDRYLAIVCPAISRKFRRRDCAYGVCAGVWFISCLLGLPTLLSRELTLIDDKPYCAEKRATSMKLTWALVALIFTFFVPLVSIVTCYCCITRKLCAHYHQSGKHNRKLRKSIKIILIVVAAFVFSWLPFNTFKLLAIVSGLQQEVYFSSASLQLGMEEI; encoded by the exons ATGGACCCAGAAGCAACCTCagtttatttggattatttctatgTTACCAGCAAAAATCCTGATCTTGAGGACACCCACTCCCATGTTCCTTATATGTCGGCCTTCCTTCCGGTCTTTTACACAGCTGTGTTCCTGACTGGAGTGTTGGGGAACCTCGTCCTCATGAGTGCCTTGCATTTCAAACGGGGCAGCCGAAGACTGATTGACATCTTCATCATCAACCTGGCCGCgtctgactttatttttcttgtcacaTTGCCTCTCTGGGTGGATAAAGAAGCATCTTTAGGACTGTGGAGGACAGGCTCTTTCCTGTGCAAAGGCAGCTCCTACATGATCTCAGTCAACATGCACTGCAGTGTCTTCTTGCTCACCTGCATGAGTGTTGACCGCTACCTGGCCATCGTGTGTCCAGCCATATCCAGGAAATTCAGGAGGAGAGATTGTGCATATGGAGTCTGTGCTGGCGTCTGGTTTATCTCCTGCCTTTTAGGTTTGCCTACTCTTCTGTCCAGGGAACTCACCCTGATTGATGATAAGCCATACTGTGCAGAGAAGAGGGCTACATCAATGAAACTGACTTGGGCCCTGGTGGCCTTAATTTTTACCTTCTTTGTCCCTTTGGTGAGCATTGTGACCTGCTACTGTTGTATCACAAGGAAGCTGTGTGCACATTACCACCAGTCAGGAAAACATAACAGAAAGCTGAGGAAATCCATAAAGATCATCTTGATTGTCGTGGCAGCCTTTGTCTTCTCCTGGCTGCCCTTCAATACTTTCAAGCTCCTGGCCATTGTCTCTGGGCTGCAGCAAGAAGTCTACTTTTCCTCGGCTTCTCTCCAGCTGGGCATGGAG gagaTTTGA